In Motacilla alba alba isolate MOTALB_02 chromosome 2, Motacilla_alba_V1.0_pri, whole genome shotgun sequence, the DNA window TACTTTCTGTAATATTTAAGAGTTGCTTAAAGGTATACAGAATGTACAGTTACATAAAGctaacttttttcctctctaatcAAAGGGGGTTCTGAGTTCTTCCTTTATGGCTAGAACAGTAATGAATGATGCTCCTGTATCTGTAACATAAGTACTGCTGTCTGTCAGTAATGAACTTTGCAACTTTGTTTTCcaaagtacattttattttgatcaGTCCAGTATATTGCACTAATTCTTTTAGTTATTTTCATTATATGAAATCTACAAAGTGTGTCAGAAGAGATGAATTAGTCTATTTAAATGTTGAACTGATAGAAACTTACTTGTGCAGATTTTAAATTTGCAGTAATCTGGGTTTAGCAAGAAAAATGACAGTTCACCAGTGTTTAGTTTTATATTGAGGTGCTCAGGTTTGAATaaagtggtttaaaaaaattttgatTACTGGTTCTTATTGAGGGTTTCAGGAGGTTTTACTGCATTTGTACAGTTCCAGACAAAATGTCTGATTCACTGTATGGGTCAGCATTTAAGATGCTTACAATAAATTCATGGCACAGCTAAATATAAGCTTGTCCTGTATATATTGTGGCACTCCAGTTACCCTATGATAAATCTTTAAATGTTGAGGTAATTGGGTATCTTATCACATCCATTTAGAAGTATGATCAAAATAGTAATATTGTCTCTTGAACCTGCAGCTAATGCAGTCTTTGCCAGTTGTTCACAAGGTGACTTGTTGCATTACAGTGTCTCTGAGCTGACTGTATCTCTTCTGCAGCTTGTGATTTGCAATTGATTGGGTACATTCTTGTGTCTTTTTCAAACTGTGGTGGTGGTTTAGAACCCAGTGGTGATACAGTCTTTAGCAGTTCTTGACCCAACATCACCTGCAGTTTGTCACAAAATGAATTGGAgtccatttttttctgccagctATGTATTTGAGTCAGAATAAGATGGCATGGTTTCCTctattttggggtgattttcaTTGCTTTAGACCTTGATGCCAGCACATTCTCTTGCATCTGTTTATAGCTGTGACTTGGACCTGTTGCACagaaaatgttggttttttcttgctctgaagTCTCACTGTGGATGAAAACTtagattaaaattttctttcttcaaactGAGTTCTTCAGAGTCACCTTGTATGCTAGAATTGGAGTAGTGTATCTCTATTCTTTGAATTTACTTCGTTGTTACTGAAAAGAGGCAGTTCTGGATTAGGTTGATTTTTGTGGTCATTGGTTTCCTTATTAGGAATTCCATTTTTACTATGCCTATAGTTCTTCCTAGAACATTTTCACTGATTTTGTTTCAGGTTGCCTTTTGAGTCActctgaaaaatactttgattGAAATAAAATAGCTGTATTTGATCTTGCAGATGATTAAGAGTGTTTGAGTCAGTTAAGTTGTCTCCAGTGAGGGCTACTAGATACTGACACACGATGTCCTGTTTTTTGAACAGTGTTCATGCATTCTCAAATAACGAGTGAATGTTAAGAGTTGGTACAAGCACTTCAGGTAATCCAAAGCCCCTCAAAGCCCAATAGAAGCCAAAATAAGAACCTAGCAAGGAACATTGATAGGGACAGATACAGTATGAGGTACAGGTATAACAGATGTTCTTTTTACTGGAGCTCTGTGATGTCCAAGAGCCCTTGTAGTTCTCAGGTATCCCTCTACAAATCTGGTTTATTAGTGCCAATGTTTCCACCATTCTGAAGTGTTTTCTGTCACATTAGAAGTGCTGTAGTCTTGAGAGACATGACTCCATTTTTATGTAAGACTGCACATACATCAGCTAAAGTTCAAATAACATTTATAGCATactgggttttttaaagatactGCTGTGACAGTATCAGCCTTTTGTTAAGAACTGGGAAGAAACCTGAGATCATAGTTAATAGTCTACTTCACAGGCAACAATATGTCCGTCATTGaatttgtttctggttttacagcaaagttttctgtgttttttccccttccattcTTAGAAGACTGTTCTGGACTCATAATCTCTTGACTGCAGATAAACTCTTATGAGGAGTCTTAGGTGACATTTCATTCAGCTTAAAGTGCAGtctaatatgaaaaatatgcaCTCTTGTTTAAAAGCCCGTCAAGGTGCGacttctctgtttttctcaaaTACTTTTTCTCCTATGAGAACATGTGCTTTCAAGTGTCTGAATGAATTCACCAAGAAGTTTCAGCTCAGACTGTTTCTGGCAGCCTACAAATTCTAgtacttgaaaataatttggaCATGATGTAAGATATACTGTTTACTTACAGGATGCCTTAAATCTCTTACTTGGTTAAGGCGCCCAAGGGAGCAAGAATTCTTGGTCATTGTGGGAAGTTGAGGACTAATTTCTTGGCTTTAGTAGGAAGAGGTATTTTCCCTGTCCCCCAACATTTCTGAAATCTGAGAATTAAAAGTGTTAGAAATTGCAGCATTGCAGGGAGCTGGTAATGTCAGATTTGAATGCAGAGCATAATGGAAAGAGCTGTGAACCAAAGTAGTATGTTGTTTGAGAtcctctgtgcctgccctgggagaCCATTTCCTGAGTTATGTTCAGTCCCCTCCAATGTGTTGGCATGAGGGCAAAAGCAATGCAGGCAGAAGGAACTTGCTTGGGATGTGGTGGCTTTCTAGACATGAAGCTGGCTGCAGTGTGTTCATTtacattgtatttttaatatcatcTGGCTAGACTGGGGCACAGACCTCTGAAAAGGGGTGTATGAGTAGGCATTGCTTACACAGTAGTTGTGTTTCTTGGGCAATATTGGCATCATCGAGTGTAGGAGACAGCTGAGTGTAGTCTGTGAAAGCAGATTTCTTCTGCCTTAAATCAGAAAGTGATTCAAAATACCAAACTGAAGGACGCacctttttaattaattataaacTTTAGATGCCTTAAGTTGTGCTCTGTATGTTTCCTTGTGCTTgcttccccctccttcctctgaTTTCCATGGAGAGCTAGAAGAATGtttaaaatatcctttaaaCCCTTGGAGCAAGACCACCAACTGTAAGCCTATCCAAGGCCATAATATAACCCATGTGGAACGATCTGACTGCAAGAAAGAGTAAAATCTAATCCCTTTTGGATGCAAGTCTTTCTTGTCTGCCAACCAGAGACAGGGCAAAAGAATCAACAAAGCTTAGCTGATGTATCAATATGGGACTAAATGAAGAAGATGGCCCATGTTaccacctcctgctccttgtATCTGACCATCTTATTTAGTTGCTTACCTGGAGCTGAAGAAACATGTCTGTACTTCTGTAAGAATACACTCCTTGGGGAAAAATCATGTTGcgtgaatttttttcctttgatgtgGTACATTTGGTGGAAAATTAATTGTATTAGAttaaataaatgtgtatttagCAGTGGTTCAGAAATGTGGACTTTAATCATAAAAGATTTGAAAGTACCTCTGATGAACTTCAAACCTTGTTAGCAGAGCTTGAATTTATGGTATCCTTAATTGCAGCCAGCATGAAGCCCTCTCTGTAAGGAATGGATGAGGCAGGTAACAAGACCCAGAAGCAATTTGGTAAAGAATTCACCCGGCCTCAGTTCCTGCCTTCAtcaatttctttgaaataaaatgtgtttccaATAAGGTGGAAACAAATGCCTCTGAAAACATTGCAGCCTTTTTATGAGTTAATGCTGTGTATTCCAGTAAAGGTGTGACTGCATTTCCTGAAAGAATGGCTGGGCTAGTGCTAAACTACCTGTTTTGATACCTGTACCAGTCAAGGTCACTTAGCTGCAGAAAGCTTATTTGAGGTAAAGTACAGCTGTAGCAGCAAGCATTGAAGAATGGAGGAGGTGGGATACACCACAGTTACCTAGATCAGTGTCACTGCATGATAAAGTTGGTTTACAGTGTTTCACAGGCTGGCAGATGAGTGCAAGTTGTTGTtgaggaaaagcattttttttatatctggaattgtgtttttcaaatgtagaacatgatttttttttgtcttggcCACAATGAAGTCTCTCAAATGGTTGTCTCTTTTTCTACTGATCTTTGACCCTCTTCATTAATTTTAGCCAAGTTTCATATGGAGAAATAGGAAGAAGTCTTACAAGTTGTGTGAATGCACACATCACAGAAGAGAGTGCCTCTGATGTCAGCTGCAATGTCAGCCCACTCCTTACTAATGCCAGGGAGAGTGATAGAGAAGTGGTGTAGTGCTGGGCATGTGCTTCAGGCAGAGGCTGGAAGAGAATAGAATGGAGCTGCAGACACAAATCCATTTAGAACTCTTCACCCACAAGCTTTTTTTATGTAACTCTGCTTGTGCACTCCTTTGTGGGAAAGGAAGTATCTTACTTGTAATCTCACAGCTGTTTTAAGTACAGGAGAGGGCTTAACTGGTAACAAAAGACACCAggtgggaaaataaaatgactGGAGTTGCTAGTCTGCAAGATCTTCTAGTGTCCCTTGTAGCAGGGGTTTGTGAAGAAGAGTTAGGAATGTGTCATTGTTTCTGATTGTAATAAATAACTGATTCTGTACTAAAGGAAAGCAAGGTTCTACTTCATAAGGAAACAGGTCTGAATAGTTCTTTCATAAGAGTAAAATACAACAGATTCCTATTTCAGAAAGTAATAATTCAGATAATTCCCTCAAATCATGTTTTCAGTTTGCTGGTAGCAAAATGTGGTGACACTTAGTCCAATGAAACAGATGAATTAAAAGAATATCTTAAGCTTGTTTTATTGATGCAAGGACATTGACACATCAAAAAACAGAAGCCTGTTCTAAAGTGGTGACACTTTAAAcatcttgattttaaaaaaaaccaaaaaacatacTGTTCTTACAGAGGTCACTTGTGTATTATGGAATGCTTCCTAACTCTGTCTTTTACATCAGTAAATTGAATTGTATGCTTTAATTCAAATATTGTGCTCAGGCTATTTATCTAATAAGCTGAATACTGTTGTCTGAGAGCAGTATCAGTTGTGAGGGAATTTATCATGTCTCCTTCACATTGTCAAGTTAAAGGAGTTGCTGCTTTTTATCTCCAGATACCAACTGCCAACAAATCTCTAGATTAATTTAGGCTtgcctcctttttctttttttttttttttttttttttctttgtttaattggatgaagggaaaaaaatcctggtgtGGAATATACTTACCTATAATAGCAACGTGCAGTAGCCCAGCAACACCTATGGCTGTCCTGGCTAATGGGCTGTGTGTGTTGTTTCcaggatgttttctttcttcttccccagtGCCATCCACCTCTTCACTAGGAATTCTTTTTCCCACTGAACAGCCACTCCAGTGAACTTTGGAAACCTCATTCCTTCCCAGGTGTAAAAATCTGCATTCTCCAAAAGGACTTAGCATACACTTTCATAATAGACTGGTCTTGTTGGTCTCCTCATTTCCTggttcttctctttttccctgtaATCTGCCTTTATTAgtctggcaaaaaaaatctagaatttctttttgtcatttttatttttgtgggagGAGTTTGTGTGAGAAAGCTGTTCAAGAAATGGAAGTGGAAGCTTTGCTACAATTGTTTCTGTAGCTGTCACACTGTGACAGCCATCAAGAATCTCCAGAAAGCATGTATCTGACCTACTTTCATGGTTGTCCAGTGCAATAAACCTGTCTTCCGTGTCTCTCTGCCATGTGGAATTTTTATCTTAGCAAATCAGTAATGCTTTTATTAAAGAATTATTTACTTTCTTAGAAGTACCAGGATTGTTGATATTGGCAAGATCACAAAATGGTGTGGGAGTGGATTATCCACAAGGAATTCAAGTGAGTAATGAATCTTCTACCTATGCGTCTCAGAGAATTTAGCAGTGTAGAATTTAGGTACTGCAAGGACCTGGCTCTAGTCAGCACCAGCCTCTCTGCCTGTCCTCTAGCCAGAGCTTGCATCTTCCCCCCGCCCCCCTGTAGCTCCAGTTCTTCCACTCCAGCTCCTTGCTCCAGTCTCCCCCATCAGCTCAGTCTCTCTCACCTCGCTCTGCACCGCCAATGCTGTTCCCAGGCCTGGCACCTGGTGCTGCAAAGCCAAGGATCAGAGCTGTAGAGCCTTTGAGCAAGGTGCTTCCTGACAGAGCCCCGGTGGCACTGAGGGACCTGCCTGAATTCACTACCTGCACCTTGGCATGTCTCTACCTGGCATGGGCAAACTGAGGCTGCTTTCTAAATATTGTAACTTGCTCTGATATGGGCAAATTGACAAGGATGACAAAAGAAGCACTGCTGATGCCATTTCAGCCAAATTGCCAAGTGGTAGTTTAAAACCTGACTGTCTTGGAgcttctttagaaaaaaaaaaagacttttggCTTAATACATTCAAAACAACATATTTTCCAAATCCTATTCTCAGAAACAGCTAAGCCATTTTACCTAGAATTTTTTCCCGAGTGATTCTACTTCAGGCTTGGAAAATTTCAGCATGAACTGCTGCTTGCATAACATCCTCTCACCCTAAAGCAGCACGTGACGTACATGCACAGACACCATAACACAAAATCCTGACACCATGTGAGCAGCTAAGCTTGCCAGCCTATACTTCATGTATCTACTAAGTATGAAAACACAGTGTTTATATTCAAGTTGATTATGGGTTTTTCTTAGTATCTAGCATTTATGGATGagaaaaatcagacaaaaatgCATGTGCTGTTGAAGTCTCTGTTATGAGATTTCTGTTTCAGTTAACCTTTGTCAACTGCTGATAATTCATCACCAGGGCAAAGGAAGGTAGTTTAGCAGCAGTAATACCCCACAGCCGCATTACAAGAGCAGCCTTTGGGAATTTCATCCTACTTTCAACCTCATTCCTTTACTGGGGCTCTCTCTTTGCATTCCATACAGCCACACCTGAATAAACTATTTTGCAcctgttttttcttccaggatTTCAGCTAGGAAatacttttttggttttttggtttttttttttttttggtctcacTACTTCTCTCCATCACCTGTGTATTATAAggatttctgcagtttttctgtatttcattgtGTGCCTCTTTCCTGTCATGGCAGTTAGATGAAATTTCAGTAAAGTTGAAGCCCTAACCTCCTCCAGCTCAAATTAATCCTAATACATCTTAATGAATCAAGTGCCTCTGATCATCTGAGGTAAATCAATTATAACATATCTTCTGTAAAGGGTGATATTAAGTGGAGCCACTTAAAAACCTCTTATGACAGTTAAGTATAGCTTATCCTTTCAGAGGTGGCTTGCAGCTGGCTACAACTATCAATCTGCTGTAGCACCAGTTTATAGGAAAGTCTGTCTCTCTACAAGAGGTGAACATCAGACTCCTCTGAAAATGCTGCACCACTTCAGCAGGGAAAAGTAAGGAAGTACGTGGATAAAGCTGCTTGTGCAGATCCCTTTTCCTTTATTCTGCATAATTTGAATTTGAGACTGAGAGATGGCACAAGACTTTTCAGTGCTTTCATTACAATGATGCCTTCAGGCCTGAGAAAAATTAGGACTAATGTATACAAAACACCTGGTAAGCTATTTTTTGTCAGTCTTTTAAATATTAACCCATTTTATATTTAGTGTATATAAAAGCCCCTTGGATTAGAGACAGGAAATTGATAACTTTCAGCAAAATGTTAGTTTGAACTCCGCAAACTGAATTCTTAACACTCACATACATTTTACATGGGTTTGTATCTCCATAAGTGGCTGTAAGTGCTAACAAATCACATTTTCGAAGCACCAAAACAGTCCCAGATAATTACAATGTGTAAATAACCAGGATAATATGCATAATAATTCATGTAGCAAGAGAGGCTGTAACTCTTTAGTTGCAATAGCTTTGCTTATAATTATGAAAAGGGCAGTCCTGATGTTAATTTTTTATGCTATGCATAAATTGCTTATATTAATAGCTAAAAAccttgtaaaaatgaaaaaaaagaaacatttgctttgCTGATCTCTTATGAATAAAAGATTAGTCTGTATGTCCTTCTCTCCTTGCATTTCTCTCATCAGGAACAAATAAAGACTGGGAGTTTTTTTGCTGTCAGGTTAAAGGATAACAGTGAGATACTGACAGCACAATACACCAAGCTAAGGCACTGCCAGCCTCGCAGTGAAAgataaaattcagctttctaGCTCACTGCAGTTTCTCTGTGCCTATTTAGGGAGCCAAAACCCAACACAGTTTAATGTTCTGAGATGAAAATAGAagcagataaaaagaaattagatgTAGAAGAATGGGGAGTGAACCACAGTTTAAGATTATATGTGTTTTCAAGGgcaaaaaaattgtatttactGTGTGTGTGTCATAACAAAG includes these proteins:
- the PP2D1 gene encoding LOW QUALITY PROTEIN: protein phosphatase 2C-like domain-containing protein 1 (The sequence of the model RefSeq protein was modified relative to this genomic sequence to represent the inferred CDS: inserted 5 bases in 4 codons; substituted 3 bases at 3 genomic stop codons) — its product is MCIEATRWAFMSEEAAQSQVLAVPKFYTAKFSETHRXKIHYSLEFLVDNXTPTPFCDLANINNPGTSKKVNNSLIKALLICXDKNSTWQRDTEDRFIALDNHESRSDTCFLEILDGCHSVTATETIVAKLPLPFLEQLSHTNSSHKNKNDKKKFXIFFARLIKADYREKEKXPGNEETNKTSXIMKVYAKSFWRMXRFLHLGRNEVSKVHWSGCSVGKRIPSEEVDGTGEEERKHPGNNTHSPLARTAIGVAGLLHVAIIGKYIPHQDFFPFIQLNKEKKKKKKKEKGGKPKLI